Below is a window of Bradyrhizobium sp. SZCCHNS1050 DNA.
GACCTGCATGCTCGGTGCCGAGCGCGACCATGATCGCGCCGGTCAAGGTCGCCAAGTCGATCATGAATTTCGGCTTGAACTTGGTCGCGACGTACCACAGCACGTCGGCGAGCACGAGGCGGCCCTCCGCATCGGTGTTGATGATCTCGATGGTCTGGCCCGACATCGAGGTGACGATGTCGCCCGGACGCTGGGCGTTGCCGTCCGGCATGTTCTCGACCAGGCCGATGGCGCCGATCACGTTGGCCTTGGCCTTGCGTGCGGCGAGTGCATGCATCAGGCCGACCACGCAGGCCGCGCCGCCCATGTCGCCCTTCATATCCTCCATCGAGCCGGCCGGCTTGATCGAGATGCCGCCGGTGTCGAAGCACACGCCCTTGCCGATGAAGGCGACCGGCTGCTCGCCGCGCTTGCCGCCATTGTAGTGCATCACGACGGTGCGGCTCGGCCGTGCCGAGCCCTGGCCGACGCCGAGCAGCGCGCCCATGCCGAGTTTCTTCATCGCGGGCACGTCGAGGATCTCGACGGTGACGCCGAGCTTGCGCAAGGCGGCAGCGCGTTTGGCGAACTCTTCCGGGTAGAGCACGTTCGGCGGCTCGTTGACGAGATCGCGCGCCAGTATCACCCCGTCGGTCACGTGGGATCGCGGCGCGAAGGCCTTCTTGGCCGCCGCGACGTCCGCCACGGCGATCGAGACATTGGCGCTGACGGCGCCCTCCTCGTCCTTCTTCTTGGTCTTGTAACGGTCGAACCGATAGGCCCGCAGCCGGATCCCGGCGGCCAGCGAGCTGACCTGATCCGGCAACAGCGGTCCCGAAGGCAGCTCGGCGAGCACCGCCACCGCTTCAGTTCCGGCGTTCAGCTTTCCGGCTAAAGTCCCGCCGTATTTGAGGAAATCCTTGTCCTTGAGGTCCGATCCCTTGCCGATGCCGATGACGATCAAGCGCTGAATCTTGATTCCCTCAGGAGCCAGCAGATCCAACACCGCGCCATCCTTGCCCTTGAACCGGGCTGCCCCGGCCGCGCGCTTGATCAGGTCCGAGGCTCCCCCGAGCGCCTTCTCGGTCGCGACTCCAAGACGCAGGGTGTCATCGCAGAACGCCACCACGATGCCACGCGGGGCGGTCGACAGCGGGACGAAGCCGACCTTGACGGCGTCGGACATCAAGCAATCCTCCAAATTTCGACGTGATGAGCCGCCACGTTCGACCGAAAACCTCAAGGGCCAGACGCGGATGGCGGCAGTTCGGAACCCAACTTGACAGCAGTATGGCCTGCCCGGACCGCGGCTGCCAAGCGCCGCGTGGCGGGCCAGTCACAATCATGAAATTTTGACCGTATTTTCGGGGCGCCACGCCACAGCCATTTTGTCGACGGATCAACGAGATGGTAATGATATTCACTGCTCTTGGAACGTCACGGCGACAGCGGCCTTGGGGGACCCGTTTCAAGGGGGGCTGCAGCGCTCGTTCCGGGACTGCTGATTGGGGATCGAGCGCAGACGATGGGGTCCATCGACAGGTACATCTTTCGCACGACGCTGGCGTCGTTCGCGCTGGTGTTGGTCAGCCTCACCGGCGTGATCTGGATTACGCAGGCGTTGCGCGGCATCGACC
It encodes the following:
- a CDS encoding leucyl aminopeptidase yields the protein MSDAVKVGFVPLSTAPRGIVVAFCDDTLRLGVATEKALGGASDLIKRAAGAARFKGKDGAVLDLLAPEGIKIQRLIVIGIGKGSDLKDKDFLKYGGTLAGKLNAGTEAVAVLAELPSGPLLPDQVSSLAAGIRLRAYRFDRYKTKKKDEEGAVSANVSIAVADVAAAKKAFAPRSHVTDGVILARDLVNEPPNVLYPEEFAKRAAALRKLGVTVEILDVPAMKKLGMGALLGVGQGSARPSRTVVMHYNGGKRGEQPVAFIGKGVCFDTGGISIKPAGSMEDMKGDMGGAACVVGLMHALAARKAKANVIGAIGLVENMPDGNAQRPGDIVTSMSGQTIEIINTDAEGRLVLADVLWYVATKFKPKFMIDLATLTGAIMVALGTEHAGLFTNNDDLADKLFKAGQETGEKVWRMPLGHEYDKLIDSQFADMKNTGGRHGGSITAAQFLQRFVNDTPWAHLDIAGTAMGAPKSEINQSWGSGYGVRLLDRLVWDSYESRSDTKAEAKSGAKA